From the Paramormyrops kingsleyae isolate MSU_618 chromosome 7, PKINGS_0.4, whole genome shotgun sequence genome, one window contains:
- the dok2l gene encoding docking protein 1 isoform X1 has protein sequence MDEFIQKQGPLYIQRKRLRRVGSQTSYQRWEMVWAIIRQESGSSPAQMELFGYKAQSTSCLEDSGKTLGKLDSVIVLRDDVHVAAVRSEVPDCPTGCTPFVLDTAEDSFMFAAYFPELEGWIQKLHQKSFPLSYLECGRQPEFSGENSGMRDNPIYDTYNNVDTDFAAKVKRTEAAVRCGLQGPCILTVGLRDILLKNPLTQEVQFAWPYRFIRYFGYYKSIFYFEAGRRCDSGEGKFKFQTKKNQRISKAVNTAINKQVQEKCVKSESPMRDFSGPTQTFTATQQPPAGTRGSSTDRDRPYVQQAELLAEMALPIELGGLVLDSKLPLQLDGATKLLPGDPDMVCTAVPAEEQHSGANAWGLASGEEEEERRTNEDSATACGQHPLMSQDAGCQTQGLQVARESLDSLYASVTKKKVRGRKETCMLTKAESACSLGTTDFTENHVAVEGLACKVLLLEENLMEPSTSRGSHSSDSN, from the exons AGATGGGAAATGGTTTGGGCCATCATTCGACAGGAAAGCGGGTCTTCTCCAGCCCAAATGGAGCTCTTCGGGTACAAGGCACAGAGCACAAGCTGCctggaggattctgggaaaaccCTGGGGAAGCTAGACAGCGTGATTGTTCTGCGTGATGATGTCCATGTGGCGGCCGTGAGGTCAGAGGTGCCAGACTGTCCGACTGGGTGTACACCTTTTGTGTTAGATACTGCTGAAGACTCCTTCATGTTTGCCGCCTACTTCCCCGAGCTGGAAGGCTGGATCCAGAAGCTGCATCAGAAATCTTTCCCT TTGAGCTACCTGGAGTGTGGCAGGCAGCCGGAATTTTCTGGAGAAAACTCAGGGATGAGGGACAATCCCATCTACGACACGTACAACAATG TAGACACAGACTTCGCGGCCAAGGTGAAGAGGACAGAAGCGGCAGTCCGCTGCGGTCTTCAGGGACCCTGTATCCTCACTGTCGGACTCAGGGACATCCTGCTGAAGAACCCCCTTACCCAGGAGGTGCAGTTTGCCTGGCCCTACCGATTCATACGCTACTTTGGATATTACAAG TCAATATTCTATTTTGAGGCAGGACGCCGCTGTGATTCTGGGGAGGGCAAGTTTAAAttccaaaccaaaaaaaaccaGAGAATTTCAAAGGCTGTCAACACCGCCATCAACAAGCAAGTACAGGAGAAGTGTGTGAAGTCAGAGTCACCCATGCGGGACTTCAGTGGTCCTACTCAAACTTTTACTGCCACTCAGCAGCCACCTGCTGGGACCAGGGGCAGCAGCACGGATCGGGACAGACCGTATGTGCAGCAAGCAGAGCTACTTGCTGAAATGGCGCTTCCCATAGAACTTGGGGGCCTAGTGTTAGATAGCAAGCTGCCGCTTCAGCTTGACGGCGCCACGAAGCTGCTGCCAGGGGATCCTGACATGGTCTGCACTGCTGTGCCTGCAGAAGAGCAGCACAGTGGAGCAAACGCCTGGGGTTTGGCATCtggggaggaggaagaagaaagACGCACGAACGAAGATTCGGCCACGGCTTGTGGCCAGCATCCCCTCATGTCTCAGGACGCGGGTTGCCAGACGCAGGGCCTGCAGGTCGCAAGGGAGAGTCTGGATTCTCTGTATGCCTCAGTCACAAAGAAAAAGGTCAGGGGGAGAAAGGAGACCTGCATGCTCACCAAAGCCGAATCTGCTTGCTCTTTGGGGACCACAGACTTCACCGAGAACCACGTGGCGGTGGAAGGCCTTGCTTGTAAGGTTCTGCTTCTGGAGGAGAACCTCATGGAGCCCTCAACGTCTCGAGGCTCCCACTCCTCAGATAGTAACTGA
- the dok2l gene encoding docking protein 1 isoform X3, with protein MDEFIQKQGPLYIQRKRLRRRWEMVWAIIRQESGSSPAQMELFGYKAQSTSCLEDSGKTLGKLDSVIVLRDDVHVAAVRSEVPDCPTGCTPFVLDTAEDSFMFAAYFPELEGWIQKLHQKSFPLSYLECGRQPEFSGENSGMRDNPIYDTYNNVDTDFAAKVKRTEAAVRCGLQGPCILTVGLRDILLKNPLTQEVQFAWPYRFIRYFGYYKSIFYFEAGRRCDSGEGKFKFQTKKNQRISKAVNTAINKQVQEKCVKSESPMRDFSGPTQTFTATQQPPAGTRGSSTDRDRPYVQQAELLAEMALPIELGGLVLDSKLPLQLDGATKLLPGDPDMVCTAVPAEEQHSGANAWGLASGEEEEERRTNEDSATACGQHPLMSQDAGCQTQGLQVARESLDSLYASVTKKKVRGRKETCMLTKAESACSLGTTDFTENHVAVEGLACKVLLLEENLMEPSTSRGSHSSDSN; from the exons AGATGGGAAATGGTTTGGGCCATCATTCGACAGGAAAGCGGGTCTTCTCCAGCCCAAATGGAGCTCTTCGGGTACAAGGCACAGAGCACAAGCTGCctggaggattctgggaaaaccCTGGGGAAGCTAGACAGCGTGATTGTTCTGCGTGATGATGTCCATGTGGCGGCCGTGAGGTCAGAGGTGCCAGACTGTCCGACTGGGTGTACACCTTTTGTGTTAGATACTGCTGAAGACTCCTTCATGTTTGCCGCCTACTTCCCCGAGCTGGAAGGCTGGATCCAGAAGCTGCATCAGAAATCTTTCCCT TTGAGCTACCTGGAGTGTGGCAGGCAGCCGGAATTTTCTGGAGAAAACTCAGGGATGAGGGACAATCCCATCTACGACACGTACAACAATG TAGACACAGACTTCGCGGCCAAGGTGAAGAGGACAGAAGCGGCAGTCCGCTGCGGTCTTCAGGGACCCTGTATCCTCACTGTCGGACTCAGGGACATCCTGCTGAAGAACCCCCTTACCCAGGAGGTGCAGTTTGCCTGGCCCTACCGATTCATACGCTACTTTGGATATTACAAG TCAATATTCTATTTTGAGGCAGGACGCCGCTGTGATTCTGGGGAGGGCAAGTTTAAAttccaaaccaaaaaaaaccaGAGAATTTCAAAGGCTGTCAACACCGCCATCAACAAGCAAGTACAGGAGAAGTGTGTGAAGTCAGAGTCACCCATGCGGGACTTCAGTGGTCCTACTCAAACTTTTACTGCCACTCAGCAGCCACCTGCTGGGACCAGGGGCAGCAGCACGGATCGGGACAGACCGTATGTGCAGCAAGCAGAGCTACTTGCTGAAATGGCGCTTCCCATAGAACTTGGGGGCCTAGTGTTAGATAGCAAGCTGCCGCTTCAGCTTGACGGCGCCACGAAGCTGCTGCCAGGGGATCCTGACATGGTCTGCACTGCTGTGCCTGCAGAAGAGCAGCACAGTGGAGCAAACGCCTGGGGTTTGGCATCtggggaggaggaagaagaaagACGCACGAACGAAGATTCGGCCACGGCTTGTGGCCAGCATCCCCTCATGTCTCAGGACGCGGGTTGCCAGACGCAGGGCCTGCAGGTCGCAAGGGAGAGTCTGGATTCTCTGTATGCCTCAGTCACAAAGAAAAAGGTCAGGGGGAGAAAGGAGACCTGCATGCTCACCAAAGCCGAATCTGCTTGCTCTTTGGGGACCACAGACTTCACCGAGAACCACGTGGCGGTGGAAGGCCTTGCTTGTAAGGTTCTGCTTCTGGAGGAGAACCTCATGGAGCCCTCAACGTCTCGAGGCTCCCACTCCTCAGATAGTAACTGA
- the dok2l gene encoding docking protein 1 isoform X2, whose protein sequence is MDEFIQKQGPLYIQRKRLRRVGSQTSYQRWEMVWAIIRQESGSSPAQMELFGYKAQSTSCLEDSGKTLGKLDSVIVLRDDVHVAAVRSEVPDCPTGCTPFVLDTAEDSFMFAAYFPELEGWIQKLHQKSFPLSYLECGRQPEFSGENSGMRDNPIYDTYNNDTDFAAKVKRTEAAVRCGLQGPCILTVGLRDILLKNPLTQEVQFAWPYRFIRYFGYYKSIFYFEAGRRCDSGEGKFKFQTKKNQRISKAVNTAINKQVQEKCVKSESPMRDFSGPTQTFTATQQPPAGTRGSSTDRDRPYVQQAELLAEMALPIELGGLVLDSKLPLQLDGATKLLPGDPDMVCTAVPAEEQHSGANAWGLASGEEEEERRTNEDSATACGQHPLMSQDAGCQTQGLQVARESLDSLYASVTKKKVRGRKETCMLTKAESACSLGTTDFTENHVAVEGLACKVLLLEENLMEPSTSRGSHSSDSN, encoded by the exons AGATGGGAAATGGTTTGGGCCATCATTCGACAGGAAAGCGGGTCTTCTCCAGCCCAAATGGAGCTCTTCGGGTACAAGGCACAGAGCACAAGCTGCctggaggattctgggaaaaccCTGGGGAAGCTAGACAGCGTGATTGTTCTGCGTGATGATGTCCATGTGGCGGCCGTGAGGTCAGAGGTGCCAGACTGTCCGACTGGGTGTACACCTTTTGTGTTAGATACTGCTGAAGACTCCTTCATGTTTGCCGCCTACTTCCCCGAGCTGGAAGGCTGGATCCAGAAGCTGCATCAGAAATCTTTCCCT TTGAGCTACCTGGAGTGTGGCAGGCAGCCGGAATTTTCTGGAGAAAACTCAGGGATGAGGGACAATCCCATCTACGACACGTACAACAATG ACACAGACTTCGCGGCCAAGGTGAAGAGGACAGAAGCGGCAGTCCGCTGCGGTCTTCAGGGACCCTGTATCCTCACTGTCGGACTCAGGGACATCCTGCTGAAGAACCCCCTTACCCAGGAGGTGCAGTTTGCCTGGCCCTACCGATTCATACGCTACTTTGGATATTACAAG TCAATATTCTATTTTGAGGCAGGACGCCGCTGTGATTCTGGGGAGGGCAAGTTTAAAttccaaaccaaaaaaaaccaGAGAATTTCAAAGGCTGTCAACACCGCCATCAACAAGCAAGTACAGGAGAAGTGTGTGAAGTCAGAGTCACCCATGCGGGACTTCAGTGGTCCTACTCAAACTTTTACTGCCACTCAGCAGCCACCTGCTGGGACCAGGGGCAGCAGCACGGATCGGGACAGACCGTATGTGCAGCAAGCAGAGCTACTTGCTGAAATGGCGCTTCCCATAGAACTTGGGGGCCTAGTGTTAGATAGCAAGCTGCCGCTTCAGCTTGACGGCGCCACGAAGCTGCTGCCAGGGGATCCTGACATGGTCTGCACTGCTGTGCCTGCAGAAGAGCAGCACAGTGGAGCAAACGCCTGGGGTTTGGCATCtggggaggaggaagaagaaagACGCACGAACGAAGATTCGGCCACGGCTTGTGGCCAGCATCCCCTCATGTCTCAGGACGCGGGTTGCCAGACGCAGGGCCTGCAGGTCGCAAGGGAGAGTCTGGATTCTCTGTATGCCTCAGTCACAAAGAAAAAGGTCAGGGGGAGAAAGGAGACCTGCATGCTCACCAAAGCCGAATCTGCTTGCTCTTTGGGGACCACAGACTTCACCGAGAACCACGTGGCGGTGGAAGGCCTTGCTTGTAAGGTTCTGCTTCTGGAGGAGAACCTCATGGAGCCCTCAACGTCTCGAGGCTCCCACTCCTCAGATAGTAACTGA